DNA sequence from the Prolixibacter sp. SD074 genome:
TGACGGACGTTGAATCAGGTTGTCGATATGATTGTTTCGGCACACAAATCCCTGGTTAACCAACCGGCGAAAACCGTCAGTCCGGAACTTATCCCAGTAACGGTCGAAGTAATCGGGACGAATGTCTTCCACCACAATCCCCACTAACAGTTTCGGGCGATAGGTTTTCCCGTTAGCGTGCGACTGTGCATGCAGCAGAATGGGACTGAGTAATCCCAGGAAAAAAATTGCAAAACGTTTGATATACATCAGAATATGTGTCGAAAATAATCAATGAAATTCAGGTAAACTCACATGCTTTCACCATTTCGAAAATGGATTTCTGGCAAGATAGGAATTAAAATAATGCGTATTACCGGTTACTTCTTCTCCAATCCACGGAGGAAGTTCAAAATCTTCGTCTTCCGATTCGAGCTCAATTTCCGCTATAATCAGTCCTTCGTTAGCTCCAATAAACTCATCGACTTCCCATATTTTCCCTTCAAAGGGAATTTTGCTCCTGAATTTTTCCACCGGTTGGGTTACACTCAGGTTCATCAGTTCCCGGGCATCACTAACGGGGATTTCATATTCAAACTCAGGACGGGTGAAACTCTCTACCTTGCCTTTGAGGGTCAGGTAACCACGATTTCCGGCGATCCGGATTCTTATTGTTCTTTCCGGATCGGTGGTTAAGTATCCTTGAATATAATGTACGGACGGTGCCATAATCCGCCAGTCGTCATTGGTAACGAGAAATTTCCGTTCAGTTTCTTGTGCCATGTATTGTGATTTTGCCCAAAGGTAGAAATTATTTCAGGGGTAGTCTCATTTTAAAACCGCCATCTGGATGTAAAAACAGGAAGTTAATCCTTTCTTCATTTTGGCGAAAAACGGTTAACTTGTCCTTAACTATAATGCATTTAAAAAGCATTTGGGGTGCCGTTTTTTTGCTGTATTTTTAATAAAACATTTTGCTATGGAACTCATTGTAACTGATCACGACGAAAAAACCTGGGGCATGATGTGCCACTTTGCCTCATTCCTGGGTTTTGTTGTGCCCCTGGGGAATATTCTTGGGCCACTCTTGGTTTATCTGATGAAAAAGGATATTTACCGGTTTGTGGAAGAGCAGGGAAAAGAGTCGCTGAATTTCCAAATCACGATGACTATCTACCTGTTGATTTGTATCCCATTGATTTTTGTTATTATCGGGATTATTATTTTACCGGCGTTGCTTATTTTCTGGATAACAGTGGTGATTGTTGCTGTCGTGAGAAATTCGGAAGGTCGAAGCTTTCGTTACCCGATAACCATCCGATTCATTCAATAGGTTTATTTATTATGAGTGTGCTGAAGGAAGTATGTGTGGAAAGTCTGTCCGAAGCGCTGAATGCAGTTCATGCAGGTGCTACCCGGATCGAACTTTGTGAAAACTTAGCCGTGGGAGGAACTACGCCATCGTACGGAACAATAAAAAAAAGCAAAGAGACTTTGCCGGTTCCCTTTATGGTTATGATACGGCCGCGTGGCGGTGATTTTGTTTACACCGGAAAAGTAACCAACGAGAATTTTGAGCAGGTAAAAAGTATGGTGCCGTCCGATGAATTTCACGGAAGGGAATTGGTGGGGAATATTGCCTTGTAAATAAATGGGAAACTACCGTGAAACTTAGTGGTTTCAATATTTTCTTTAATTTTGCAGTTTCTCAGAGAAAAGATAACGCAACGTAAAGAAAACCATATACAACTTATGGCACAGAAACCTTCTATCCCCAAAGGAACACGTGATTTTTCACCAGAAGAAATGGTGAAAAGAAATTACATATTCGATACCATCAAACAGGTGTTTCGTTTGTATGGTTTTCAGTCCATTGAAACCCCGGCGATGGAGAACCTTTCTACGTTAATGGGCAAATACGGTGAAGAAGGGGATAAACTTCTTTTTAAGATTTTGAATTCAGGCGATTTCCTGTCGAAAGTAAACGACATCGAACTGGCAGGGAAAGACTCGATAAAACTTACCAACCAGATTTCGGGAAAAGGGCTGCGCTACGACTTGACGGTTCCATTTGCCCGTTATGTGGTGCAACACCGCAACGAAATTGTTTTCCCGTTTAAACGCTTCCAGATTCAGCCGGTTTGGCGTGCCGATCGGCCGCAGAAAGGCCGTTACCGCGAATTCTTCCAGTGCGATGTCGATGTGATTGGCTCCGGTTCATTGCTGAATGAAGTGGAATTGATTCAAATTGTGGATGAGGTTTTCCGGAGATTGAATATCAATGTGGTATTAAAGCTGAATAACCGGAAGATCCTTTCGGGAATAGCAGAAACCATTAATGAAATCGATCGGATTGTCGATATCACGGTGACTATTGATAAGCTCGATAAAATTGGTCTGGAAAAAGTAAATGCCGAGCTCGGAGAGAAAGGTGTTTCGACCGATGCCATTGCCAGGTTGCAGCCTATTCTGAAATTGAGCGGGACCAATGAGGAAAAACTGGATCAGATTGAGCAGGTTATCGGTGGCTCGGAAACCGGACGCAAAGGTGTTGACGAAATTCGTACCATTTTTAGTTACCTGAAGCAACTCGATTTGGGGACTGAAGTGGAATTGGACCTGACGCTTGCCCGTGGCTTGAATTACTACACGGGTGCAATATTCGAGGTAAAAGCGAACGATGTTGAAATTGGTTCCATTACCGGTGGCGGCCGCTACGACGATTTGACTGGTATTTTCGGCCTGCCGGATGTATCGGGTGTTGGTATTTCGTTTGGCGCCGACCGTATTTATGATGTCATGACCCAACTCGATCTTTTCCCGAAAGACCGCATCGCGACCACACGGCTCATGTTTGTCAATTTTGGTCCGGAGGAAGAAAAATATTGCATGCCAATGTTGGCAAAGTTGCGGGCGGCCGGCGTGAATGCAGAAATATTTCCGGAAGCTGCCAAGATGAAGAAGCAGATGAACTACGCGAATAAGAAGGGAATTTTGTTTGTGGCTATGGCTGGTGAGAACGAGATTGCTGATGGCTTATTTACATTGAAAAATATGGAGACAGGTGGGCAGCAACAATTTGATTCCCGTCAATTGTTGGAAACCCTGACAAAATAGGTTTTTTATCGTCAATAAGGTTCTTATTTTTCCGGTACCATGAAAAGGGGCCGGGAAAATAAATCATATCGAATGGTAAAACTGGCAGGAGGCGATATTCGCTTCCCGTGAATCCGTGTGAAATGTTAGCAGAATAGCGTATTCCGAGCAATGGGATACGGACGATTTATGTTTAACTATTTATCCGGAATTTTTATGTCTGAAAATATTCATTACATCTCTCCGGCAAAACTTACGTTTGACGATGTTGAGGATTTGCTGGAAAACCATAAAACCCTCGCCCTTTCCGAGGAATCAAAAAAGCTGATAAACGACTGCAAAAACTGGCTTGATAAGAAGCTGGCCGGTAGCGAAGAACCGATTTATGGTATCAATACCGGGTTCGGAGCATTGTGCGATCGGGAAATCCCGAAGGATGATTTGAGCAAACTTCAGGAAAACCTGGTTTTATCTCATGCCTGTAATATCGGTCCTGAACTTCCTCACGAAGTAATAAAACTGATGCTGTTTTTGAAAGCGCATGCTTTGTCGTACGGTAAATCGGGGGTTCAGGTAAAAACCGTACA
Encoded proteins:
- a CDS encoding CYTH domain-containing protein; translated protein: MAQETERKFLVTNDDWRIMAPSVHYIQGYLTTDPERTIRIRIAGNRGYLTLKGKVESFTRPEFEYEIPVSDARELMNLSVTQPVEKFRSKIPFEGKIWEVDEFIGANEGLIIAEIELESEDEDFELPPWIGEEVTGNTHYFNSYLARNPFSKW
- a CDS encoding DUF4870 domain-containing protein, with the protein product MELIVTDHDEKTWGMMCHFASFLGFVVPLGNILGPLLVYLMKKDIYRFVEEQGKESLNFQITMTIYLLICIPLIFVIIGIIILPALLIFWITVVIVAVVRNSEGRSFRYPITIRFIQ
- a CDS encoding copper homeostasis protein CutC, whose product is MSVLKEVCVESLSEALNAVHAGATRIELCENLAVGGTTPSYGTIKKSKETLPVPFMVMIRPRGGDFVYTGKVTNENFEQVKSMVPSDEFHGRELVGNIAL
- the hisS gene encoding histidine--tRNA ligase; the protein is MAQKPSIPKGTRDFSPEEMVKRNYIFDTIKQVFRLYGFQSIETPAMENLSTLMGKYGEEGDKLLFKILNSGDFLSKVNDIELAGKDSIKLTNQISGKGLRYDLTVPFARYVVQHRNEIVFPFKRFQIQPVWRADRPQKGRYREFFQCDVDVIGSGSLLNEVELIQIVDEVFRRLNINVVLKLNNRKILSGIAETINEIDRIVDITVTIDKLDKIGLEKVNAELGEKGVSTDAIARLQPILKLSGTNEEKLDQIEQVIGGSETGRKGVDEIRTIFSYLKQLDLGTEVELDLTLARGLNYYTGAIFEVKANDVEIGSITGGGRYDDLTGIFGLPDVSGVGISFGADRIYDVMTQLDLFPKDRIATTRLMFVNFGPEEEKYCMPMLAKLRAAGVNAEIFPEAAKMKKQMNYANKKGILFVAMAGENEIADGLFTLKNMETGGQQQFDSRQLLETLTK